The Methanococcoides methylutens MM1 genome has a window encoding:
- a CDS encoding mechanosensitive ion channel family protein, translating to MSFNETVSMYAQQTFGSLFGSIEYKLAVAALIMLSSLILAYLVDIVFKKVVLHYTSKTRFEIDDLVIHAVKRPIYYTVIILGAFLALSIVGGAESYLWIFNDILLTILALVWIFTLISLNRILFDNVFPSLVKKTETKIDDEMLPLLKGLSDIVIGLVGIGLILEGVWGVSVVPLFASAGIVGIAIAFAAKDAISQFFGGLSIYYDKPFKNGDRIEIADGQMGIVEEVGIRSTRILDFYNNMIIIPNSIIANNKVVNYTSPQPKMMVKITIGVVYGSDVAKVKRVLMDIARSIDLVLDYPEPSVRFDNHGDFSLDFALILWVRYPSDKFSVINEVNTLIDSEFRKEEIDIPFPTYTILNQQ from the coding sequence ATGTCATTCAATGAAACAGTATCCATGTATGCCCAGCAAACATTCGGGTCTCTCTTTGGTTCAATTGAATACAAATTAGCAGTAGCTGCCCTGATAATGCTATCCTCGCTTATACTTGCCTATCTGGTGGATATTGTTTTCAAGAAGGTTGTTTTACATTATACATCCAAGACAAGATTTGAGATCGATGATCTTGTAATACATGCAGTAAAGCGACCAATATACTATACTGTAATAATCCTGGGTGCATTCCTTGCACTTTCCATAGTGGGTGGTGCAGAAAGTTATCTGTGGATATTCAATGACATATTGCTGACCATTTTGGCACTGGTCTGGATATTCACTTTGATCAGCCTTAACAGGATACTGTTCGACAATGTATTTCCATCGTTAGTAAAGAAGACAGAGACAAAGATCGATGACGAAATGCTTCCACTCCTGAAAGGTCTCTCCGATATTGTGATCGGTCTGGTAGGTATAGGTCTGATACTCGAAGGTGTCTGGGGAGTAAGCGTTGTTCCTTTGTTCGCATCAGCAGGTATCGTTGGTATTGCCATCGCATTTGCTGCCAAGGATGCCATCTCACAGTTCTTCGGCGGTCTTTCCATCTATTATGACAAACCTTTCAAGAATGGTGATCGCATTGAGATCGCTGATGGCCAGATGGGCATCGTGGAAGAGGTCGGTATCAGAAGTACCAGAATCCTTGACTTCTACAACAATATGATCATCATCCCGAACAGCATAATCGCGAACAACAAGGTTGTGAATTATACATCACCCCAGCCGAAGATGATGGTAAAAATAACAATTGGTGTTGTCTATGGTTCTGATGTTGCAAAGGTAAAAAGGGTCCTTATGGACATTGCGAGAAGCATCGATCTTGTTCTGGATTACCCTGAGCCGTCAGTAAGATTTGATAACCATGGCGATTTCAGCCTTGATTTTGCTTTGATCCTCTGGGTAAGATATCCTTCAGACAAGTTCAGTGTCATAAATGAGGTTAACACCCTGATAGATTCCGAGTTCAGGAAGGAGGAGATCGATATACCATTCCCTACGTATACAATACTTAACCAACAATGA
- a CDS encoding methanogenesis marker 2 protein: protein MDIEQLASNLRNFEGVTRKKPIADIVNMFDEVRSEYGETIVDFGDDAAVLDTGGDEVILFAADAIWGRIALESPWWTGYTSVVVNVNDISAMGGRPVAMVNVMSSCDTEACKEMMRGIKDGVKKFGVPMVGGHVHPDTPYNSLGVAIIGVAKKDCIVRSDMARPGDAVIAAYDMDGRVGKNSPYSWDTTSFKDDQTVRDRFLVMQTLAEKKLLTAGKDISNPGTVGTLGMLCETSKVGASVDITKIPMPEGLELEQWLKIYPATGYILTARPENCDECIRIFEEVGITAAVIGEINDSHKIDIYSGDQKAVVFDLNDDTITGIDMDAEDAGSK from the coding sequence TTGGATATTGAACAACTGGCTTCAAACCTTCGCAACTTCGAAGGTGTTACCCGCAAGAAACCAATAGCTGATATTGTCAACATGTTCGATGAGGTTCGCAGTGAATATGGCGAGACGATCGTTGATTTCGGAGACGATGCAGCGGTGCTTGATACCGGTGGTGACGAGGTCATATTGTTCGCTGCTGATGCTATCTGGGGCAGGATCGCACTTGAAAGCCCATGGTGGACCGGATATACGTCCGTGGTTGTCAATGTCAATGACATCTCAGCAATGGGTGGAAGACCTGTTGCTATGGTCAATGTCATGTCCTCCTGCGATACCGAAGCATGCAAAGAAATGATGCGTGGTATCAAGGACGGAGTAAAGAAGTTCGGTGTCCCCATGGTCGGCGGGCATGTACATCCTGACACTCCCTATAACTCTCTTGGTGTTGCTATTATCGGTGTTGCAAAGAAGGATTGCATTGTCAGAAGTGACATGGCAAGACCGGGCGATGCAGTGATAGCTGCTTATGATATGGACGGTCGTGTGGGCAAGAACTCCCCTTACAGCTGGGACACCACATCTTTCAAGGATGATCAGACCGTTCGCGACCGTTTCCTTGTGATGCAGACTCTCGCTGAGAAGAAGCTGCTGACAGCAGGGAAGGATATCAGTAATCCTGGTACGGTTGGAACCCTCGGTATGCTTTGCGAGACCAGCAAGGTCGGTGCATCCGTGGATATCACAAAGATCCCCATGCCGGAGGGCCTTGAGCTTGAACAGTGGCTTAAGATATATCCTGCGACCGGCTACATCCTGACCGCAAGGCCGGAGAACTGTGATGAGTGTATCAGGATATTTGAGGAAGTCGGGATAACCGCAGCTGTGATCGGTGAGATCAACGATTCTCATAAAATTGATATATATTCAGGAGATCAAAAGGCAGTTGTTTTTGATCTTAATGACGATACTATTACAGGCATCGATATGGATGCTGAAGATGCCGGATCAAAATAA
- a CDS encoding DUF5611 family protein has translation MQEYKLKRGFSPDIERMYEEIGKCFPGEIKREGDKLTISYGVMTEMSVSMNGKKLVVDTVTDATLGDDEMILDTNKRFRDFLQLATGYTAKERLKQAKKAVSK, from the coding sequence ATGCAGGAATATAAATTGAAACGTGGTTTTTCTCCGGACATTGAGAGAATGTATGAAGAGATCGGCAAATGCTTCCCTGGCGAGATCAAGCGTGAAGGTGACAAGCTTACAATCTCTTATGGTGTGATGACAGAAATGTCTGTATCGATGAACGGCAAGAAGCTGGTGGTAGATACTGTAACAGATGCTACTCTCGGCGATGATGAGATGATCCTTGACACTAACAAGCGCTTCAGGGACTTCCTTCAGCTGGCAACCGGATATACCGCAAAGGAACGCCTTAAGCAGGCAAAGAAAGCAGTATCCAAATAA
- a CDS encoding response regulator: MEDQARRTDSDMPVTPRGSHFCFVYRDLAEMAAFLQDYFMSGLESNELCVWMTPDVESTAKAKDVLQEKGIYIDPYIRNSQLEILPVPELPGNDMALLPTLLLDHWKLMHEHAVLNGFDGLRFNVDLKDIEGSCLGLIRSYNDTVKDTVREIGMRSICTCPLRSFTPSEVLEMNTVNDDFIIKADEGSFSLRGSEVESALTSTQESTLEDKQEIPGSGKARQKKEELASIYENSPAIAFLWKAEKGFPVEYVSDNVAQLGYDAEELMSHEVLYADIIHPADAEGYYSDLLASLKEDRMAFSREYRILDKSGNVHWISEHSQLEVDENGLSDRYHGIIMDITDKKSAECGFKDSMENYRALLDGFSDAFYVQDADGNLLDVNRSGVEISGYTREEMLSLKSVSLIGPDHAVEFKAHMADVPDNGSLTFESVIVKKDGSSIPVEINASPVKYAGKDSVLIAMKDITERRNKEENLSAVKASAENGSIAKCEFLSNMTHELRTPLNAIIGFSDILLDESDVLGERHVKYVRNISDSGKKLLGIINDVLDISRLEAGNVELHSEHFLVWESFDIVSSSLSRMAEKKNVHLHSELDPRGIVINADKQKFEQVLQNLLDNAIKFTPEDGSVDLSGRFVNDRLLVQVKDTGIGIPEEDCKSLFDSFTQADGSHRRGYGGSGLGLTIVKHFVEMHGGNVWVKSKPGSGSIFSFDIPIAASSPNPMRSAAQVHAPEKTVDLDPDTGSVHSDVSYGAAANDAIVNNEPVPSLGGSGESSTSEIIVPDNCTDDDPLVLVIEDDETSRELLMLAFIDGGYRVAAAEDGLEGLALARKLKPFAITLDIMLPKMDGWELLSQLKADASTSAIPVLVISMLDQKETALELGASEYLAKPFDRDDLLKLMDRYRNKLEGKSPKILLVDDEPYAVDLLSSMLESGGFTTLSAYSGMDAIEMCTADQPDVVIIDLMMPDITGFDVISTIRSNPMTGNIPIVVCTGKEISPDDRLLLDDKVDSVMEKGDFSKKDLLDTVHRLVSDGMSK; this comes from the coding sequence ATGGAAGATCAAGCAAGAAGAACGGACAGCGATATGCCTGTCACTCCAAGAGGAAGTCATTTTTGCTTTGTATACAGGGATCTGGCCGAAATGGCTGCTTTCCTGCAGGATTACTTCATGTCAGGTCTTGAAAGCAACGAATTGTGCGTATGGATGACCCCTGATGTGGAAAGTACCGCAAAGGCAAAAGATGTCTTGCAGGAAAAAGGCATCTACATCGATCCTTACATTCGCAATTCCCAGCTTGAGATCCTTCCCGTCCCGGAATTACCCGGAAATGACATGGCACTGCTTCCAACTCTCCTGCTTGACCACTGGAAGCTCATGCATGAACATGCCGTCCTGAATGGTTTTGATGGTCTTCGTTTTAATGTGGATCTAAAGGACATCGAAGGTTCTTGTCTTGGTCTTATCAGATCTTACAACGATACTGTAAAGGATACTGTCAGAGAAATAGGGATGAGGTCTATTTGCACCTGCCCTCTTAGATCGTTCACTCCTTCTGAAGTTCTCGAAATGAACACTGTGAATGATGATTTTATTATCAAGGCGGATGAAGGGAGCTTTTCCTTAAGGGGAAGTGAAGTGGAGAGTGCGCTAACAAGTACTCAGGAAAGCACTCTGGAAGACAAACAGGAGATCCCTGGTTCCGGTAAAGCAAGACAAAAGAAAGAAGAACTTGCATCTATCTATGAAAACAGTCCTGCTATTGCATTTCTCTGGAAGGCTGAAAAAGGATTTCCAGTAGAGTATGTATCGGATAATGTTGCACAGCTGGGATATGATGCAGAGGAACTGATGTCCCATGAGGTTCTCTATGCTGATATAATCCATCCTGCTGATGCGGAAGGATACTACTCAGATCTCCTTGCATCCCTGAAAGAAGACAGAATGGCCTTCTCCAGGGAATATCGCATTCTCGACAAGAGTGGAAATGTACACTGGATATCTGAACATTCCCAACTTGAGGTGGATGAAAACGGTCTTAGTGATCGCTATCATGGCATAATTATGGATATTACCGATAAGAAGTCCGCTGAATGTGGCTTTAAGGACTCAATGGAAAATTACAGAGCGCTACTCGACGGTTTCTCTGATGCATTTTATGTGCAGGATGCGGATGGCAATCTACTTGATGTCAATAGGTCGGGGGTTGAAATTTCGGGTTATACGCGTGAAGAGATGCTATCTTTGAAGTCAGTGTCCCTTATAGGCCCGGACCATGCTGTGGAATTCAAAGCCCATATGGCCGATGTACCTGATAATGGGAGTTTGACCTTTGAGTCCGTCATAGTGAAAAAAGATGGCTCCTCCATTCCTGTGGAAATCAATGCCAGTCCAGTGAAGTATGCGGGGAAAGACTCTGTTCTCATCGCAATGAAAGATATCACAGAACGCAGGAACAAAGAGGAGAACCTGTCTGCTGTAAAGGCCAGTGCTGAAAATGGTAGTATTGCTAAATGTGAATTCCTTTCTAATATGACACATGAGCTAAGGACGCCATTAAATGCAATCATTGGCTTTTCCGATATCCTTCTTGATGAATCGGATGTTCTTGGTGAAAGGCATGTGAAGTACGTGCGTAATATCTCTGATAGTGGTAAGAAGCTCCTGGGTATCATCAATGATGTTCTGGATATCTCAAGACTTGAGGCAGGGAATGTTGAATTGCATTCTGAGCATTTCCTGGTCTGGGAATCTTTTGACATAGTTTCCTCATCTCTTTCCCGGATGGCTGAAAAGAAGAATGTTCACCTTCATTCCGAGCTGGATCCCAGGGGTATTGTCATCAATGCTGATAAACAGAAGTTCGAACAGGTCCTCCAGAATCTGTTGGACAATGCGATTAAGTTCACTCCTGAAGATGGTTCTGTTGATCTGAGTGGAAGATTTGTCAATGACAGGTTGCTGGTTCAGGTAAAAGACACAGGCATCGGTATCCCTGAAGAGGACTGCAAGTCCCTTTTTGATTCCTTCACTCAGGCAGACGGTTCACATCGCCGTGGTTATGGTGGCAGTGGTCTTGGCCTTACAATTGTCAAACATTTTGTGGAAATGCATGGCGGGAATGTCTGGGTCAAGAGCAAACCCGGTTCAGGAAGCATTTTTTCTTTTGACATCCCCATTGCAGCAAGTTCTCCTAACCCAATGAGGTCTGCAGCACAGGTTCATGCTCCTGAAAAGACAGTAGATCTTGATCCCGATACGGGTAGTGTCCACTCTGATGTATCTTATGGTGCTGCTGCTAATGATGCTATTGTTAACAACGAGCCAGTCCCATCACTTGGGGGGTCAGGCGAAAGCTCCACTTCTGAGATAATAGTCCCTGACAATTGCACGGATGATGATCCGCTGGTTCTTGTTATAGAGGATGACGAAACATCCCGCGAGCTTTTGATGTTGGCTTTTATTGATGGTGGTTATCGTGTTGCAGCTGCTGAAGATGGTCTGGAGGGTCTGGCTCTTGCCAGGAAATTGAAGCCTTTTGCCATTACCCTTGACATAATGTTACCAAAGATGGATGGATGGGAGTTGCTCAGCCAATTGAAAGCTGATGCATCTACCAGTGCTATCCCTGTTCTGGTGATCTCTATGCTGGACCAGAAAGAAACAGCTCTGGAACTGGGCGCATCAGAATATCTGGCCAAACCGTTCGATCGTGATGATCTCTTGAAGCTCATGGACAGGTACAGAAATAAACTGGAAGGGAAAAGTCCGAAGATCTTGCTGGTTGATGACGAGCCTTATGCCGTTGACCTTCTTTCATCCATGCTGGAGTCTGGAGGCTTCACCACACTTTCTGCATATTCCGGTATGGATGCAATTGAAATGTGTACGGCTGATCAGCCTGATGTGGTGATAATTGATCTGATGATGCCCGATATCACCGGGTTTGATGTGATCTCCACAATAAGGTCAAATCCAATGACCGGGAATATTCCAATAGTCGTATGCACAGGAAAGGAAATCTCACCTGACGATCGTCTGTTACTGGATGATAAGGTGGATTCTGTTATGGAAAAAGGGGATTTCAGCAAAAAGGACCTGCTGGATACCGTCCATCGTCTGGTTTCGGATGGTATGTCCAAATAA
- a CDS encoding glycerophosphoryl diester phosphodiesterase membrane domain-containing protein has protein sequence MDYEEIFRRAWDVFKENVAAYVVATLIAFIGSIFIVTIAPLFYGLAYMAVKGMGGEKVEINDLFEGFNNFIKSWVFFILFAIIVGIGFMFLVLPGLVLSILMIYALPLLIIRGYGVMDSIKESIEISKNNFVDTLVLAIILWVISAIGGMVYVGSLLTTPFYFLALVAALEAQVGAGESYTAEYTEVSDVE, from the coding sequence ATGGATTATGAAGAAATATTCAGGCGAGCATGGGATGTTTTCAAAGAGAACGTCGCAGCTTATGTAGTAGCTACATTGATAGCATTTATAGGGTCCATATTCATTGTGACCATTGCACCGCTCTTCTACGGTCTTGCTTACATGGCCGTGAAAGGAATGGGAGGCGAAAAGGTTGAGATCAATGACCTTTTCGAAGGTTTCAATAATTTCATAAAGAGCTGGGTATTCTTTATTCTATTTGCCATTATAGTGGGAATAGGATTCATGTTCCTGGTACTTCCCGGACTTGTACTTTCAATACTGATGATCTATGCCCTCCCTCTCCTTATTATAAGAGGATACGGCGTAATGGATTCCATAAAAGAAAGTATCGAGATATCCAAGAACAACTTTGTTGACACTCTTGTTCTGGCTATCATCCTATGGGTGATCAGCGCAATAGGCGGCATGGTCTACGTTGGTTCTTTACTGACAACACCATTCTACTTCCTTGCACTGGTAGCAGCTCTTGAGGCACAGGTTGGTGCAGGAGAGAGCTATACTGCTGAGTATACGGAAGTCTCTGATGTTGAGTGA
- the nifB gene encoding nitrogenase cofactor biosynthesis protein NifB: MSDIDKNTEECHDENGVDLDVMRKISEHPCYNKDAQHKYGRIHLAVAPKCNIQCNYCDRKFDCVNESRPGVTSEVLTPQEALEKTRQVLKDYPFIKVVAVAGPGDPLANDETFEALELIKNEFPEVTLCLSTNGLALPDRIDDLLRVGVSTLTVTLNAIDPEIQAQIVDHIAYKGKSYKGVEAAEILIKNQLEGIRLAVEAGMVVKINTVLIPTINRDHIVEVAKKVRELGVFIMNIMPLICQAKFADMEPPTNEERKEIQAICEPYVQQMRHCRQCRSDAYGLLGKDLSQMSEERRNVIKMESIKKVEHEE, translated from the coding sequence TTGTCTGATATCGATAAAAACACTGAGGAATGTCACGATGAGAATGGCGTAGATCTTGATGTTATGCGAAAGATCTCGGAACACCCGTGCTACAATAAGGATGCACAGCACAAATATGGTCGAATTCACCTTGCTGTGGCTCCTAAATGTAACATACAGTGCAATTATTGTGACCGTAAGTTCGATTGTGTCAATGAGAGTCGTCCGGGTGTGACAAGTGAAGTGCTGACACCTCAGGAGGCGCTTGAGAAAACAAGGCAGGTACTCAAGGATTATCCTTTCATCAAGGTTGTTGCAGTAGCAGGTCCCGGTGACCCTCTTGCTAACGATGAGACCTTTGAGGCCCTTGAGCTTATCAAGAACGAATTCCCTGAAGTGACCCTTTGTCTCAGTACAAATGGGCTGGCACTTCCGGATCGTATCGATGACCTCCTGAGGGTTGGTGTCAGTACACTTACTGTGACCCTTAATGCTATTGATCCTGAGATACAGGCACAGATCGTGGATCACATTGCTTACAAGGGCAAGTCCTACAAAGGCGTGGAAGCTGCAGAGATCCTGATAAAGAACCAGCTGGAAGGTATCAGGCTGGCAGTTGAAGCAGGAATGGTCGTTAAGATCAATACTGTGCTGATCCCGACGATCAACAGGGACCACATTGTGGAGGTTGCAAAAAAGGTACGCGAGCTTGGTGTCTTCATAATGAACATCATGCCTCTTATCTGTCAGGCGAAATTTGCTGATATGGAACCACCTACCAATGAAGAGCGCAAGGAAATCCAGGCTATCTGTGAACCTTATGTGCAGCAGATGAGGCACTGTCGCCAGTGCAGGTCTGACGCATACGGCCTTTTGGGCAAGGATCTCTCTCAGATGAGCGAGGAACGCCGAAACGTTATCAAAATGGAATCTATCAAAAAGGTGGAACACGAAGAGTAA
- a CDS encoding radical SAM protein, with protein sequence MRLINLSNNAGQIRVEFAGCNMRCPYCVHIKQPMTEYSIDDVLDFAKASESKEVYLGGAEPTLQKELLPLIEGLHASGKSILLKSNGMKPEVLESGLPFVKGFVIEIKAPLEDIPAIMELTGLSEKRVLKYVSLLRESLEIAKQKWMRVWIRVIPEFINAETIPKIIPDIEDASEVMLYQFMSNPDFDLPFKGHETATPEWDEVRNLGEMLLEKVQKVRLVGDGGKLVLEK encoded by the coding sequence ATGAGACTTATCAATCTATCTAATAACGCGGGACAGATACGTGTGGAATTTGCAGGTTGTAATATGAGATGCCCTTATTGTGTGCATATAAAGCAGCCCATGACCGAATATTCTATTGATGATGTACTGGATTTTGCAAAGGCATCTGAGAGCAAGGAAGTTTATCTGGGTGGTGCAGAACCAACTCTCCAAAAGGAACTTCTTCCCCTGATCGAAGGTTTACATGCTTCCGGTAAAAGCATACTGCTCAAATCCAATGGGATGAAGCCTGAGGTCCTTGAGAGTGGGCTTCCGTTCGTCAAGGGCTTTGTCATTGAGATCAAAGCGCCTCTTGAAGACATTCCTGCTATCATGGAACTTACCGGACTGTCCGAAAAGCGTGTTCTCAAATACGTCTCTTTGCTGCGTGAATCCCTTGAGATCGCTAAACAGAAATGGATGAGGGTATGGATAAGGGTTATTCCGGAATTTATCAATGCTGAAACGATACCAAAAATAATTCCGGATATAGAAGATGCTTCAGAGGTCATGCTTTACCAGTTCATGAGCAATCCTGATTTTGATCTTCCTTTCAAGGGGCATGAGACAGCAACCCCTGAATGGGATGAAGTCCGCAATCTTGGCGAGATGTTACTTGAAAAGGTGCAGAAGGTCCGGCTTGTCGGGGATGGTGGCAAGCTGGTTCTGGAGAAATAA
- the queD gene encoding 6-carboxytetrahydropterin synthase QueD: MTKMRLGIIEHIDSAHYLPEHETCGIVHGHTYKIEIVLEGEKQENGMVMDFYEIKKGVRETLKKYDHKLLNDILPFPSAENMCEQIHADLSEKLGYPLSVKVWEGHGKWCELNGLK, encoded by the coding sequence ATGACGAAAATGAGACTTGGAATAATTGAACACATAGATAGTGCACACTATTTGCCTGAACACGAAACCTGTGGTATAGTCCATGGTCATACCTACAAGATCGAGATAGTTCTTGAGGGTGAGAAACAGGAGAACGGCATGGTAATGGATTTTTATGAGATAAAGAAGGGCGTGCGCGAGACCCTGAAAAAGTACGACCACAAACTCCTTAATGATATTCTTCCTTTCCCGAGTGCAGAGAATATGTGTGAGCAAATTCATGCAGACCTTTCTGAAAAGCTTGGATATCCGCTTTCTGTGAAGGTATGGGAAGGCCATGGCAAGTGGTGTGAACTGAACGGATTAAAATGA
- a CDS encoding chorismate pyruvate-lyase family protein has protein sequence MTFVNKDFLKALKSFEIPTCLRVCAGTDGSVTFLLEIMTRKDVSVVTEAQHLIQADEDTASLLDIAVGSDVNYRLVTLFAGDQPFVRALSLSPIDRMPEDIRQDLMRADIPIGKILRNSGIETRRDFDNIEITVEEPLFESSKALSRSYHIVHDNKTLMWINEKFPVDDRWNL, from the coding sequence ATGACATTCGTTAATAAGGACTTCCTCAAAGCCCTGAAGTCATTTGAGATTCCCACATGCCTGAGGGTATGTGCAGGTACCGATGGGTCTGTTACTTTCCTGCTTGAGATCATGACCCGCAAGGACGTCTCCGTGGTTACTGAGGCACAGCATCTCATACAGGCAGATGAGGATACCGCATCTCTTCTTGATATTGCCGTAGGTTCTGATGTGAACTACAGGCTTGTGACACTCTTCGCAGGCGACCAGCCCTTCGTCAGGGCACTGTCCCTGTCGCCCATCGACAGAATGCCCGAAGACATCCGTCAGGACCTGATGCGCGCGGACATCCCCATTGGCAAGATCCTCAGAAACAGCGGTATCGAAACTCGCCGTGACTTCGACAACATCGAAATAACCGTGGAAGAGCCGCTTTTCGAAAGCAGTAAAGCACTTTCAAGGTCATATCACATTGTACACGACAACAAGACCCTCATGTGGATAAACGAGAAGTTCCCGGTGGATGACCGCTGGAACTTATAA
- a CDS encoding 7-carboxy-7-deazaguanine synthase QueE: MQVPVSEIFCSVQGEGPHVGVRQAFVRFVGCNLNCSYCDTNVQKPAFCKFEEVPGTNVFQELPNPLNVENVSELLNSYENVHSISLTGGEPLLEADFIAEMDVSRPLYLESNMTLPDMAKKIRDKVSYVSGDVKLIDEFEGENFESHLERTFECFRTLRNTKDRECFCKLVITKDTSAEDVQGVVDAIADYVSCVVLQPVTQKHLAPEIDVMLKLQNDLLDSIDTLIIPQTHKMWGCL, from the coding sequence ATGCAGGTACCTGTTAGTGAAATATTCTGCTCGGTTCAGGGAGAAGGTCCCCATGTGGGTGTGAGGCAGGCATTCGTGAGGTTCGTTGGTTGTAATCTCAACTGTTCGTATTGTGACACAAATGTTCAGAAGCCGGCATTCTGCAAATTTGAAGAGGTTCCCGGAACGAACGTCTTCCAGGAATTGCCAAATCCTCTTAATGTGGAAAATGTAAGTGAACTGCTGAACAGTTATGAAAACGTTCATTCCATATCCCTTACAGGCGGGGAGCCTCTCCTTGAGGCGGATTTCATTGCAGAGATGGATGTTTCAAGACCGCTGTATCTTGAGTCCAACATGACCCTCCCGGATATGGCAAAGAAGATCAGGGACAAGGTCTCCTATGTTTCAGGGGACGTAAAACTCATTGATGAGTTCGAAGGCGAGAACTTTGAATCTCATCTTGAAAGGACTTTCGAATGCTTCCGCACCCTTCGGAACACAAAGGACAGGGAATGTTTCTGTAAACTTGTTATTACAAAAGATACATCTGCAGAGGACGTCCAGGGAGTTGTTGACGCTATTGCAGACTATGTTTCCTGTGTTGTGCTTCAGCCTGTGACCCAGAAACATCTTGCTCCTGAGATCGATGTTATGCTCAAGCTACAAAATGATCTGCTTGATTCTATAGATACTTTGATAATTCCTCAAACACATAAGATGTGGGGTTGTTTATAA